From Oligoflexia bacterium, the proteins below share one genomic window:
- a CDS encoding ATP-grasp domain-containing protein, which translates to MKKYKKKAIVIVDPVSTGYTLVKIAKEKGLMVIAVITLPQACIKGEMKIFIPYADDILKGRRHTLFDEVLVDTYPDSIVNKLKKMNFQIQAVIPGSEVGVESASYIASMMNLPANDPKKAEACRNKYKMKKLLRNSGLEVGNSVLCHKNEVLFEVLEEFTFPVILKTPSGGGSHLVFSCLNMDQAKKAHDVIVNTPDCWGRYTQHSLIEEYIGGHQYAVNLFGDGLDTYITDIWSEAKSKMLEQKNICTDNILQCSSSWSKEVESYAKQVCSVLGIKVGPVHLELRVTNDGPKLIEVAARFCGAKIPEQLSKYSNFNPIEACLQVFSGEKNNIPQSIKYKKMMSILFLHSTKKGVFKGIKNLQKIKHLSSYDMHVCIPNQGDLIYPTVSEMNIPAVFWFAHHDANMLKQDHDRALKLLEIEYA; encoded by the coding sequence ATGAAAAAATATAAAAAAAAAGCAATTGTTATTGTTGATCCTGTTTCCACTGGATACACGTTAGTCAAAATAGCCAAAGAAAAAGGTTTAATGGTTATTGCTGTAATAACACTACCTCAAGCTTGTATCAAAGGTGAAATGAAAATATTTATTCCGTATGCGGATGATATATTAAAGGGTAGACGGCATACTTTATTTGATGAAGTGCTCGTTGATACTTATCCTGATAGTATTGTTAACAAACTGAAGAAAATGAATTTTCAAATTCAAGCTGTTATACCAGGTTCAGAAGTGGGTGTAGAATCTGCAAGTTATATTGCTTCTATGATGAACTTACCGGCTAATGATCCAAAAAAGGCAGAGGCTTGCCGTAATAAATATAAAATGAAAAAATTACTAAGAAACTCTGGGCTTGAAGTTGGAAATTCTGTGCTATGTCATAAAAATGAAGTGTTATTTGAAGTTTTAGAGGAATTCACTTTTCCAGTCATATTAAAAACTCCTTCTGGAGGGGGATCTCATTTGGTTTTTTCCTGTCTAAATATGGATCAAGCAAAAAAAGCACATGATGTAATTGTCAATACTCCTGATTGTTGGGGAAGATATACACAGCACTCTCTTATTGAAGAATATATAGGTGGGCATCAATATGCAGTCAATCTTTTTGGAGATGGTTTAGATACTTATATTACAGATATTTGGAGCGAAGCTAAGTCTAAAATGCTTGAGCAAAAAAATATCTGTACAGACAATATATTACAATGCTCTTCTAGTTGGTCAAAAGAGGTAGAATCATATGCTAAACAAGTCTGTTCTGTCCTTGGTATTAAAGTTGGACCTGTTCATTTAGAATTAAGAGTTACAAATGATGGTCCCAAACTCATAGAAGTTGCAGCCAGATTTTGTGGAGCAAAAATTCCTGAGCAGTTATCTAAGTACTCCAATTTTAATCCTATAGAGGCATGTTTGCAGGTGTTTTCTGGGGAAAAAAATAATATTCCTCAGTCAATTAAGTATAAAAAAATGATGTCTATATTGTTTTTGCATTCTACAAAGAAAGGTGTTTTTAAAGGAATAAAAAACTTGCAGAAAATAAAACACTTATCTAGTTATGATATGCATGTTTGTATTCCAAACCAAGGAGATCTTATTTATCCTACTGTGTCTGAGATGAACATACCCGCAGTATTTTGGTTTGCTCATCATGATGCCAATATGTTAAAGCAAGATCATGATCGTGCTTTAAAACTGTTGGAGATAGAATATGCCTGA